The following are encoded in a window of Struthio camelus isolate bStrCam1 chromosome Z, bStrCam1.hap1, whole genome shotgun sequence genomic DNA:
- the LOC138064511 gene encoding cyclin-dependent kinase 4 inhibitor B-like: protein MAPPCPAADRREAPRPRRGMAQRAGSAVADELANAAARGDLQRVKELLDDEADPNAVNSYGRTPIQVMMLGSPRVAELLLQRGADPNRADPRTGCFPAHDAARAGFLDTLVALHRAGARLDLPDGRGRLPLDVAAGGPHGPVGRYLRHQQPLAAPSLPPGCGPLRCPLVPRP, encoded by the exons ATGGCTCCCCCGTGCCCGGCTGCCGACCGACGTGAGGCGCCGCGGCCGCGACGAGGCATGGCGCAGCGGGCGGGGAGTGCGGTGGCGGACGAGCTGGCCaacgccgccgcccgcggcgacCTGCAGCGCGTGAAGGAGCTGCTGGACGACGAGGCGGACCCCAACGCCGTCAACTCCTACGGCCGGACCCCCATCCAG GTGATGATGCTGGGCAGCCCGCGGGTGgccgagctgctgctgcagcgcggAGCCGACCCCAACCGCGCCGACCCGCGCACCGGCTGCTTCCCGGCGCACGACGCGGCCCGCGCCGGCTTCCTGGACACGCTGGTGGCGCTGCACCGCGCCGGGGCGCGCCTCGACCTGCCCGACGGCCGCGGCCGCCTGCCCCTCGAcgtggcggcggggggcccgcacGGCCCCGTGGGCCGCTACCTGCGGCACCAGCAGCCCCTCGCCGCGCCCAGCCTGCCCCCCGGCTGCGGCCCCCTGCGCTGTCCCCTCGTCCCCCGCCCCTAA
- the LOC138064595 gene encoding cyclin-dependent kinase 4 inhibitor B-like, producing MAGGGGPSDRLASAAARGDVEEVRALLEAGADPNGTNSFGRTPLQVMMLGSPRVAELLLQRGADPNRADPRTGCFPAHDAARAGFLDTLVALHRAGARLDLPDGRGRLPLDVAAGGPHGPVGRYLRHQQPPAAARDPPPAPPPPPPEGR from the exons atggcgggcggcggcggccccagcgACCGGCTGGCCagcgcggcggcccgcggggacGTCGAGGAGGTGCGGGCGCTCCTGGAGGCGGGCGCGGATCCCAACGGGACCAACTCCTTCGGGAGGACCCCGCTCCAG GTGATGATGCTGGGCAGCCCGCGGGTGgccgagctgctgctgcagcgcggAGCCGACCCCAACCGCGCCGACCCGCGCACCGGCTGCTTCCCGGCGCACGACGCGGCCCGCGCCGGCTTCCTGGACACGCTGGTGGCGCTGCACCGCGCCGGGGCGCGCCTCGACCTGCCCGACGGCCGCGGCCGCCTGCCCCTCGAcgtggcggcggggggcccgcacGGCCCCGTGGGCCGCTACCTGCGGCaccagcagccccccgccgcggcccgcgaccctccgccggccccgccgccgccgccgccggagggcAGATGa